One genomic window of Ruminococcus gauvreauii includes the following:
- the fusA gene encoding elongation factor G — MAGREYPLERTRNIGIMAHIDAGKTTTTERILYYTGVNYKIGDTHEGTATMDWMAQEQERGITITSAATTCHWTLQENCKEKPGALEHRINIIDTPGHVDFTVEVERSLRVLDGAVGVFCAKGGVEPQSENVWRQADTYNVPRMAFINKMDILGADFYNAVEQIKTRLGKNAICLQLPIGKEDDFKGLIDLFEMKAYIYNDDKGDDISIVDIPEDMKDDAELYHTELVEKICELDDDLMMEYLEGDEPSVDALKAALRKGTCECAAVPVCCGTAYRNKGVQKLLDAVIEFMPSPLDIPAIKGVDMDGNETERHSSDEEPFSALAFKIMTDPFVGKLAYFRVYSGSINSGSYIYNSTKDKKERVGRILQMHANKREELDKVYSGDIAAAIGFKVTTTGDTICDEQHPVILESMEFPEPVIELAIEPKTKAGQGKLGESLAKLAEEDPTFRAHTNQETGQTIIAGMGELHLEIIVDRLLREFKVEANVGAPQVAYKETFTKAVDVDSKYAKQSGGRGQYGHCKVKFEPMDANAEETFKFESTVVGGAIPKEYIPAVGEGIEEAMKAGILGGFPVVGVHANVYDGSYHEVDSSEMAFHIAGSLAFKDAMSKSAPTLLEPIMRVEVTTPEDYMGDVIGDINSRRGRIEGMDDIGGGKMIRGFVPLAEMFGYSTDLRSRTQGRGNYSMFFDRYEPVPKSVQEKVLSAKSK, encoded by the coding sequence ATGGCTGGAAGAGAATATCCATTAGAGAGAACCAGAAACATTGGTATTATGGCTCATATTGATGCTGGTAAGACAACAACAACTGAGCGTATTTTATATTATACCGGTGTTAACTATAAAATTGGAGATACCCACGAAGGAACTGCTACCATGGACTGGATGGCTCAGGAGCAGGAGCGTGGTATCACAATTACTTCAGCCGCTACAACCTGTCACTGGACTCTGCAGGAAAACTGCAAGGAAAAGCCGGGTGCTCTGGAACATCGTATCAATATCATTGATACGCCAGGCCACGTAGACTTTACAGTAGAGGTTGAGCGTTCACTCCGTGTACTGGACGGCGCTGTTGGTGTGTTCTGTGCAAAGGGTGGTGTTGAGCCTCAGTCAGAAAACGTATGGCGTCAGGCTGACACATACAACGTACCTAGAATGGCATTTATCAACAAAATGGATATTCTGGGTGCAGACTTCTACAATGCAGTAGAACAGATCAAAACCAGATTGGGCAAGAATGCGATCTGCCTTCAGCTGCCGATCGGTAAAGAAGATGATTTCAAGGGACTCATCGATCTGTTTGAGATGAAAGCCTATATTTACAATGATGATAAAGGTGATGATATCTCCATCGTAGATATTCCGGAAGATATGAAGGATGATGCAGAGCTGTACCATACAGAGCTGGTAGAGAAGATCTGCGAGCTGGATGATGATCTGATGATGGAATATCTGGAAGGTGATGAACCTTCTGTAGACGCGCTGAAAGCAGCACTGAGAAAAGGCACCTGCGAATGTGCAGCAGTTCCTGTGTGCTGCGGTACTGCTTACAGAAATAAAGGCGTTCAGAAACTTCTGGATGCAGTTATCGAATTTATGCCGTCTCCGCTCGATATTCCGGCTATCAAAGGTGTGGATATGGATGGAAATGAGACTGAGAGACATTCTTCTGATGAGGAACCGTTCTCAGCCCTGGCATTCAAAATTATGACAGACCCGTTCGTAGGTAAACTGGCATACTTCAGAGTTTACTCAGGAAGCATCAATTCCGGTTCCTATATATATAACTCAACAAAAGATAAGAAGGAACGTGTTGGACGTATCCTGCAGATGCATGCGAACAAGAGGGAAGAACTTGACAAAGTTTATTCCGGCGACATTGCAGCTGCAATCGGATTTAAAGTGACGACCACAGGTGATACGATCTGTGATGAACAGCACCCGGTTATCCTTGAGTCTATGGAATTCCCGGAACCTGTTATCGAGCTGGCGATTGAGCCTAAGACGAAGGCAGGACAGGGTAAACTCGGCGAATCTCTGGCAAAACTTGCTGAAGAAGACCCGACATTCCGCGCTCATACCAATCAGGAAACGGGGCAGACGATCATCGCAGGTATGGGTGAGCTCCATCTGGAGATCATCGTTGACAGACTTCTGCGTGAATTCAAAGTAGAAGCTAACGTAGGCGCTCCGCAGGTTGCTTACAAAGAGACATTTACAAAAGCTGTAGATGTTGACAGCAAATATGCGAAACAGTCCGGTGGTCGTGGACAGTACGGTCACTGTAAAGTTAAATTTGAGCCGATGGATGCAAACGCAGAAGAGACATTCAAGTTTGAAAGCACCGTTGTCGGCGGCGCTATTCCGAAGGAATATATCCCTGCTGTAGGCGAAGGTATCGAAGAAGCTATGAAGGCCGGTATCCTTGGCGGATTCCCGGTAGTCGGCGTACACGCAAATGTATACGACGGTTCCTACCATGAAGTCGATTCATCCGAGATGGCATTCCACATTGCAGGTTCTCTGGCATTCAAAGATGCGATGTCAAAATCTGCACCGACTCTGCTTGAGCCGATCATGAGAGTGGAAGTAACGACTCCGGAGGATTACATGGGAGATGTTATCGGTGATATCAACTCACGCCGTGGACGTATCGAGGGTATGGATGATATCGGAGGCGGAAAGATGATCCGCGGATTCGTTCCGCTGGCGGAGATGTTCGGATATTCCACAGACCTTCGTTCCAGGACACAGGGGCGCGGTAACTACTCCATGTTCTTTGACAGATACGAGCCGGTACCGAAATCCGTTCAGGAAAAAGTACTTTCTGCGAAAAGTAAATAG
- the rpsG gene encoding 30S ribosomal protein S7, whose protein sequence is MPRKGHTQKRDVLADPLYNNKVVTKLINNIMLDGKKGVAQKIVYGAFTRIEEKAGKPALEVFEEAMNNIMPVLEVKARRIGGATYQVPIEVRPDRRQALALRWLTLYSRKRGEKTMEERLANELMDAMNNTGASVKKKEDMHKMAEANKAFAHYRF, encoded by the coding sequence GTGCCACGTAAAGGACATACTCAAAAAAGAGACGTCTTGGCAGATCCGCTGTACAACAACAAGGTAGTTACCAAACTTATCAACAACATTATGTTAGATGGTAAGAAGGGCGTAGCTCAGAAGATTGTATACGGCGCATTTACAAGAATTGAAGAAAAAGCTGGGAAACCGGCACTGGAAGTATTTGAAGAAGCAATGAATAATATCATGCCTGTACTGGAAGTAAAGGCTAGACGTATCGGTGGTGCTACGTACCAGGTACCGATCGAAGTAAGACCGGACAGACGTCAGGCACTGGCTCTTCGCTGGCTGACATTGTATTCACGCAAGAGAGGCGAGAAGACAATGGAAGAAAGACTGGCAAATGAGCTTATGGATGCAATGAACAATACCGGAGCATCCGTGAAGAAGAAAGAAGACATGCATAAGATGGCAGAAGCTAATAAAGCATTTGCTCATTACAGATTCTAG
- the rpsL gene encoding 30S ribosomal protein S12, which yields MPTFNQLVRKGRQTSVKKSTAPALQKSFNSLKKKTSDMSSPQKRGVCTAVKTATPKKPNSALRKIARVRLSNGIEVTSYIPGEGHNLQEHSVVLIRGGRVKDLPGTRYHIVRGTLDTAGVANRRQARSKYGAKRPKK from the coding sequence ATGCCAACATTTAATCAGTTAGTAAGAAAAGGTCGTCAGACATCTGTAAAGAAGTCTACTGCACCGGCACTTCAGAAAAGTTTTAACTCTCTGAAGAAAAAGACAAGCGATATGTCCTCGCCGCAGAAGAGAGGTGTGTGTACAGCTGTAAAAACAGCTACACCAAAGAAGCCTAACTCAGCGCTCAGAAAAATCGCCAGAGTACGTCTTTCCAACGGAATTGAAGTAACAAGCTATATCCCTGGAGAAGGTCACAACTTACAGGAGCATAGTGTAGTTCTGATTCGTGGTGGTAGAGTAAAAGACTTACCAGGTACCAGATATCATATCGTCAGAGGTACACTTGATACAGCAGGTGTTGCTAACAGAAGACAGGCTCGTTCCAAATATGGAGCTAAGAGACCTAAGAAGTAA
- a CDS encoding N-acetylmuramoyl-L-alanine amidase: MKNKKLIIILMVCVGILAAVLAVFSFLIMKKSAQKEQKAKEAVEEALQEKSEEGSDNTEEIMTPEPTVETGEGELTNQVVFEETDDQVFVTVQTANLRGEPSTDAEILATAPMSRLFVRTGVSAEWSRIKEGGKIYYVSNEVISTERPEAAGDGTVLPETEGTAASSAGKTVIIDPGHQGSGDSTQEPIGPGASSTKARVTSGTSGCVSGLDEYQLNLTVSLKLRDELVNRGYTVYMTRETHDVNISNKERAEFATEHGGDILVRIHANGSENSSVSGALTMAPSEGNPFLSSDLISKSQLLSQNIIDAYTASTGFASQGVYITDEMSGINWSTMPVTIVEMGYMSNPSDDAAMADPVMQTKMVSGIADGIGEYFS; encoded by the coding sequence ATGAAAAACAAAAAGTTAATCATTATTTTGATGGTATGTGTGGGGATTCTTGCTGCTGTACTTGCTGTTTTTTCGTTTCTGATTATGAAAAAGTCTGCGCAAAAAGAGCAGAAAGCGAAAGAGGCAGTGGAGGAAGCGCTCCAGGAGAAAAGTGAAGAGGGATCAGACAATACGGAAGAGATCATGACTCCGGAGCCGACAGTGGAAACCGGAGAGGGGGAACTGACCAATCAGGTCGTATTTGAGGAGACGGATGACCAGGTATTTGTGACGGTTCAGACCGCGAATCTGCGCGGGGAACCGTCCACAGACGCGGAGATACTGGCGACCGCCCCTATGAGCCGGCTGTTCGTGCGGACAGGGGTTTCGGCTGAATGGAGCCGGATCAAAGAAGGCGGGAAAATCTACTATGTATCAAATGAGGTGATTTCCACGGAACGCCCGGAAGCAGCGGGGGATGGAACCGTGCTGCCAGAGACAGAGGGGACTGCAGCGTCATCTGCCGGGAAAACGGTCATCATTGATCCGGGTCATCAGGGAAGCGGCGACAGTACACAGGAACCCATCGGACCGGGTGCGTCATCTACGAAAGCACGTGTGACGTCCGGAACCTCCGGCTGTGTTTCGGGCCTGGATGAATACCAGTTGAATCTGACGGTTTCTCTGAAACTGCGGGATGAACTGGTAAATCGTGGGTATACTGTTTATATGACCAGGGAGACCCACGACGTCAATATCAGCAATAAAGAGCGGGCGGAATTTGCAACGGAGCACGGAGGGGACATCCTGGTGAGAATCCACGCGAATGGATCGGAGAACAGCTCTGTCAGCGGGGCGCTGACGATGGCACCTTCGGAAGGGAATCCGTTCCTGTCTTCGGACTTGATTTCAAAAAGTCAGCTGCTGTCACAAAATATTATAGACGCTTATACGGCTTCCACAGGATTTGCGAGTCAGGGGGTCTACATCACGGATGAGATGAGCGGGATTAACTGGAGCACCATGCCTGTGACGATCGTGGAGATGGGCTATATGTCAAACCCTTCAGACGATGCGGCAATGGCAGATCCGGTCATGCAGACGAAGATGGTAAGCGGAATTGCCGACGGAATCGGCGAATATTTCAGTTGA
- the rpoC gene encoding DNA-directed RNA polymerase subunit beta', with the protein MAETTNKESYQPMTFDAIKIGLASPEKIREWSRGEVKKPETINYRTLKPEKDGLFCERIFGPSKDWECHCGKYKKIRYKGVVCDRCGVEVTKASVRRERMGHIELAAPVSHIWYFKGIPSRMGLILDLSPRTLEKVLYFANYIVLDKGTSELMYKQVLTEKEFQEARETYGNTFRAGMGAESIKELLQSIDLEKESKELKAGLKESTGQKRARIIKRLEVIEAFRESGNHPEWMIMDVVPVIPPDLRPMVQLDGGRFATSDLNDLYRRIINRNNRLKRLLELGAPDIIVRNEKRMLQEAVDALIDNGRRGRPVTGPGNRALKSLSDMLKGKSGRFRQNLLGKRVDYSGRSVIVVGPELKIFQCGLPKEMAIELFKPFVMKELVANGTAHNIKNAKKMVEKLQTEVWDVLEEVIKEHPVMLNRAPTLHRLGIQAFEPILVEGKAIKLHPLVCTAFNADFDGDQMAVHLPLSVEAQAECRFLLLSPNNLLKPSDGGPVAVPSQDMVLGIYYLTQERPGVKGEGKSFKNVNEAILAYENGAITLQSVIKVRCEKTLPNGETIHDNVESTLGRFLFNEILPQDLGFVDRSIPGNELLLEVDFHVGKKGLKQILEKVINTHGATKTAEVLDDIKAMGYKYSTRAAMTVSISDMTVPAEKPELIQNAQDTVDKITRNFKRGLITEEERYKEVVETWKETDDTLTKALLGGLDKYNNIFMMADSGARGSDKQIKQLAGMRGLMADTTGHTIELPIKSNFREGLDVLEYFMSAHGARKGLSDTALRTADSGYLTRRLVDVSQDLIIREVDCCEGKGEIPGMYVKGFMDGKEEIESLQERITGRFSCETIKDKEGNVIVKANHMITPKRAARIMNDGVDENGKPFDKIKIRTILSCKSHIGVCAKCYGANMATGETVQVGESVGIIAAQSIGEPGTQLTMRTFHTGGVAGGDITQGLPRVEELFEARKPKGLAIITEIKGYAAIKDTKKKREIIVTDNEEGVSKTYLIPYGSRIKVQDGALLEAGDELTEGSVNPHDILKIKGVRAVQDYMIREVQRVYRLQGVEINDKHIEVIVRQMLKKIRVENNGDTELLPGTLADVLEFEELNEQMIADGKEPAEGKQVMLGITKASLATNSFLSAASFQETTKVLTEAAIKGKADNLIGLKENVIIGKLIPAGTGMKRYSNIKLDTDLIVDDEVDLDEDFAFDIEELPDDLDDGSMDMETDESDEEFIEVSESDAEE; encoded by the coding sequence ATGGCAGAAACAACAAATAAAGAATCATACCAACCGATGACTTTTGATGCCATCAAAATCGGGCTGGCATCTCCGGAGAAGATTCGTGAATGGTCCCGCGGTGAAGTGAAAAAGCCGGAGACCATCAACTACAGGACTTTAAAACCGGAAAAAGACGGTTTGTTCTGCGAACGTATCTTCGGACCGAGCAAAGACTGGGAATGTCACTGCGGTAAATATAAAAAAATCCGTTACAAAGGCGTTGTCTGTGACCGCTGCGGCGTCGAGGTGACAAAGGCCAGCGTTCGAAGAGAACGTATGGGACACATTGAACTGGCTGCGCCGGTATCTCATATCTGGTACTTCAAGGGGATCCCGTCCCGTATGGGGCTGATCCTGGACCTGTCTCCGAGAACACTGGAGAAAGTACTGTATTTTGCAAACTATATTGTCCTGGATAAAGGGACATCTGAACTGATGTATAAGCAGGTGCTCACTGAGAAAGAATTTCAGGAAGCCCGTGAAACTTACGGAAATACCTTCCGCGCAGGCATGGGCGCGGAGTCCATCAAAGAACTGCTGCAGTCGATTGACCTTGAAAAGGAATCCAAAGAACTGAAAGCGGGTTTGAAGGAATCCACAGGTCAGAAGCGTGCCCGTATTATCAAAAGGCTGGAAGTAATTGAGGCATTCCGGGAATCCGGAAATCATCCGGAATGGATGATCATGGATGTGGTTCCGGTTATCCCTCCGGATCTGCGCCCGATGGTTCAGCTGGACGGCGGACGTTTTGCGACTTCCGACTTAAATGACCTGTACAGAAGAATCATTAACAGAAATAACCGACTGAAACGTTTGCTGGAGCTTGGAGCTCCGGACATCATCGTCAGAAATGAGAAGAGAATGCTGCAGGAAGCAGTGGATGCGCTGATCGATAACGGCCGCCGCGGCCGCCCTGTGACAGGTCCGGGTAACCGTGCGCTGAAATCTCTTTCTGATATGCTGAAAGGCAAGTCCGGACGTTTCCGTCAGAACCTGCTCGGAAAACGTGTTGACTATTCCGGACGTTCCGTTATCGTCGTAGGACCGGAGCTGAAGATCTTTCAGTGCGGTCTGCCGAAAGAAATGGCGATCGAGCTGTTCAAACCGTTCGTTATGAAGGAACTGGTTGCTAACGGTACGGCTCACAATATTAAAAATGCAAAGAAGATGGTGGAAAAGCTCCAGACTGAAGTCTGGGATGTGCTGGAAGAGGTTATCAAAGAACATCCGGTTATGCTGAACCGTGCTCCTACGCTTCACCGGCTTGGCATTCAGGCATTTGAGCCGATACTGGTCGAGGGTAAAGCGATCAAGCTTCATCCGCTCGTATGTACTGCGTTCAATGCCGACTTCGACGGAGACCAGATGGCGGTGCATCTTCCGCTTTCCGTGGAAGCGCAGGCAGAGTGCCGTTTCCTTCTGCTGTCTCCGAATAACCTTCTGAAACCGTCAGACGGCGGCCCGGTGGCTGTTCCTTCACAGGATATGGTCCTCGGTATCTACTATCTGACGCAGGAGAGACCGGGTGTCAAAGGTGAAGGAAAATCCTTCAAGAATGTCAATGAGGCGATCCTTGCGTATGAAAACGGAGCAATCACGCTGCAGTCTGTTATTAAGGTGCGCTGTGAAAAGACTCTGCCGAACGGCGAGACGATCCATGACAACGTAGAGTCTACACTGGGGCGTTTCCTGTTTAATGAGATTCTTCCGCAGGATCTTGGATTCGTTGACCGGAGCATTCCGGGCAATGAACTTCTTCTGGAAGTAGATTTCCATGTTGGAAAGAAGGGTCTGAAGCAGATTCTGGAAAAGGTTATCAATACACACGGCGCTACGAAAACTGCAGAGGTTCTGGATGATATCAAGGCAATGGGATACAAGTATTCCACGAGAGCTGCCATGACGGTATCTATTTCTGATATGACGGTACCGGCTGAGAAACCTGAACTGATCCAGAACGCACAGGATACTGTTGATAAGATCACAAGAAACTTCAAACGTGGTCTGATCACGGAAGAAGAGCGTTACAAAGAAGTCGTTGAGACATGGAAAGAAACAGATGATACGCTGACCAAAGCCCTGCTTGGCGGTCTGGATAAATACAACAATATTTTCATGATGGCGGACTCAGGTGCCCGTGGTTCTGACAAGCAGATCAAACAGCTTGCCGGCATGCGCGGCCTGATGGCTGATACAACCGGTCATACGATTGAGCTGCCGATCAAATCAAACTTCCGTGAAGGTCTGGACGTACTGGAATATTTCATGTCTGCGCACGGTGCACGTAAAGGTCTGTCCGATACCGCACTGCGTACGGCCGACTCCGGTTACCTGACGAGACGTCTTGTCGATGTCTCCCAGGATCTGATTATCCGTGAGGTCGACTGCTGTGAAGGCAAAGGTGAAATTCCGGGCATGTACGTGAAGGGATTCATGGATGGCAAGGAAGAGATCGAGAGTCTTCAGGAACGTATCACAGGACGTTTCTCGTGTGAGACGATCAAAGATAAAGAGGGCAATGTGATCGTTAAGGCAAACCATATGATTACGCCGAAACGCGCTGCCCGTATTATGAATGATGGCGTCGACGAAAATGGAAAGCCATTTGACAAGATTAAGATCCGTACAATCTTAAGCTGTAAGTCACATATCGGTGTATGTGCAAAATGTTACGGTGCCAACATGGCAACAGGTGAGACCGTTCAGGTAGGTGAGTCCGTAGGTATTATCGCAGCACAGTCTATCGGTGAGCCGGGTACACAGCTGACGATGCGTACGTTCCACACCGGCGGTGTTGCCGGCGGTGATATCACACAGGGTCTTCCGCGTGTCGAGGAGCTTTTTGAGGCAAGAAAGCCGAAGGGTCTTGCGATTATCACAGAGATCAAGGGTTATGCTGCAATTAAAGATACGAAGAAGAAGCGTGAGATCATCGTTACTGATAACGAAGAAGGCGTTTCCAAGACATATCTGATTCCATACGGTTCCAGGATCAAGGTCCAGGACGGCGCATTGCTTGAGGCCGGAGACGAGCTGACAGAAGGTAGTGTCAATCCACATGATATCCTGAAGATCAAAGGGGTACGTGCGGTTCAGGATTACATGATCCGTGAAGTACAGAGAGTTTACCGGCTGCAGGGTGTTGAGATCAATGACAAGCATATAGAAGTTATCGTAAGACAGATGCTGAAAAAGATCCGTGTGGAGAACAATGGAGATACCGAACTCCTTCCCGGTACACTCGCGGATGTTCTGGAATTTGAAGAACTGAACGAACAGATGATTGCCGACGGCAAAGAACCGGCAGAAGGGAAACAGGTGATGCTGGGTATTACGAAAGCATCTCTTGCGACGAACTCCTTCCTGTCCGCAGCCTCTTTCCAGGAGACGACAAAAGTGCTCACGGAGGCGGCAATCAAAGGCAAGGCAGATAATCTGATCGGCCTGAAAGAAAATGTTATCATCGGTAAGCTGATCCCTGCCGGTACAGGCATGAAGAGATACAGTAATATCAAGCTGGATACAGATCTGATAGTCGATGATGAAGTCGATCTGGATGAAGATTTTGCGTTTGATATAGAGGAGCTTCCGGATGATCTGGACGATGGCTCCATGGATATGGAGACGGATGAATCTGATGAAGAATTTATCGAGGTATCAGAGTCAGATGCTGAAGAATAA